A single window of Desulfuromonas acetexigens DNA harbors:
- a CDS encoding phosphatidylglycerophosphatase A family protein, with protein MKRFILFLSSNAGLGYAPVASGTFGTLAGIPVFYLLSGFPPLLYLLTWLALLFLSFWAAGAAGKIYGVVDDGRIVIDELVGYLVTVAFLPFSWSTALLGFLLFRVFDILKPPPASWFDQKLKNGYGVVLDDVVAGLYGAVALRLLLPPLTALWGG; from the coding sequence ATGAAGCGTTTCATCCTCTTCCTCTCCAGCAACGCCGGACTCGGCTACGCGCCGGTGGCTTCGGGCACTTTCGGTACCCTCGCCGGGATTCCCGTCTTCTATCTGCTCAGCGGCTTCCCGCCCCTACTCTATCTGCTGACCTGGCTGGCTTTGCTCTTTCTTTCCTTCTGGGCGGCGGGGGCGGCGGGTAAAATCTACGGGGTGGTCGACGACGGGCGCATCGTCATCGACGAGTTGGTCGGCTATCTGGTCACGGTGGCCTTTCTCCCTTTTTCGTGGAGCACGGCGCTCCTCGGCTTTCTCCTCTTTCGCGTCTTCGACATCCTCAAACCACCGCCGGCGTCATGGTTCGATCAAAAGCTGAAAAACGGCTACGGGGTGGTGCTGGACGACGTGGTGGCGGGGCTCTACGGCGCCGTCGCCCTGCGTCTGCTTTTGCCGCCGTTGACCGCATTGTGGGGAGGCTGA
- a CDS encoding competence/damage-inducible protein A: MEVNVSVLTIGDELLNGELSDTNTAAVARRLAAHGYRVRESLCVRDEMDDIVAALQLMADRRAVLIVTGGLGPTADDLTAEAAATAFGRPLEENPAAQEEVRAYFLRHNLTMHPRNDKQARLPVGVEILTNRLGTAPGFRLDTGHCDCFFLPGVPTEMVAMLDEAVLPRLERNHGEGLPTRERVLKVFGLSEPKCEALLVAAGLPEKVQVAFGVDFPFVHVKLRASGSEAETLLDRTEPVARRALGDFVVATGDASLAQTVARLLTEQRKTLALAESCTGGWIAKQLTDLPGASAFLERGAVTYANSAKRDWLKVPEAVLETQGAVSAECARAMAKGIREAAQADVALSVTGIAGPDGGTPGKPVGTVFIGLATASGEEVKGYRFSGDRDTVRRLSVCMALDRLRRYLEKH; encoded by the coding sequence ATGGAAGTGAACGTTTCGGTACTGACCATCGGCGACGAACTGCTCAACGGCGAGCTCTCCGACACCAACACCGCCGCCGTCGCCCGCCGCCTCGCCGCCCACGGCTACCGGGTGCGGGAATCCCTCTGCGTGCGGGATGAAATGGACGATATCGTCGCCGCCCTGCAACTGATGGCCGACCGCCGGGCGGTGCTGATCGTCACCGGCGGACTCGGGCCGACGGCGGACGATCTGACCGCCGAGGCGGCGGCCACGGCTTTTGGTCGTCCCCTGGAGGAGAATCCGGCGGCGCAGGAGGAGGTCCGCGCCTACTTCCTGCGCCACAACCTGACCATGCATCCGCGCAACGACAAGCAGGCACGGCTGCCCGTCGGGGTTGAGATCCTCACCAACCGCCTGGGCACCGCGCCCGGCTTCCGCCTCGACACCGGCCACTGCGACTGCTTCTTTCTCCCCGGCGTGCCGACGGAGATGGTCGCCATGCTCGATGAGGCGGTTCTGCCGCGCCTGGAGCGGAACCATGGCGAAGGGCTGCCGACCCGGGAACGGGTGCTGAAGGTCTTCGGCCTTTCCGAGCCGAAGTGCGAGGCGCTGCTCGTCGCCGCGGGTCTGCCGGAGAAGGTGCAAGTGGCCTTCGGAGTTGACTTTCCTTTTGTCCATGTCAAGCTTAGAGCTTCGGGTTCGGAAGCCGAAACACTGCTCGATCGGACCGAGCCTGTGGCCCGCCGGGCCCTGGGGGATTTCGTCGTCGCGACCGGCGATGCCTCCTTGGCACAAACCGTGGCGCGGTTGCTGACGGAACAAAGGAAGACCTTGGCCCTGGCCGAATCCTGCACCGGCGGCTGGATCGCCAAACAGCTCACCGACTTGCCGGGGGCTTCGGCTTTTCTCGAACGGGGGGCAGTGACTTATGCCAACAGCGCCAAAAGAGACTGGCTGAAGGTCCCCGAAGCCGTTCTCGAAACCCAGGGAGCGGTCAGCGCCGAATGCGCACGGGCGATGGCGAAAGGCATCCGCGAAGCGGCGCAGGCCGATGTCGCTCTGTCGGTCACCGGCATCGCCGGACCGGACGGCGGCACCCCGGGAAAACCGGTTGGCACGGTTTTCATCGGCCTGGCGACCGCGTCCGGGGAGGAGGTCAAGGGTTACCGCTTTTCCGGCGACCGCGACACCGTCCGCCGACTGAGCGTGTGCATGGCGCTGGACCGGTTGCGCCGCTATCTGGAGAAACATTGA
- a CDS encoding ATP-binding protein: MKNERFLEESESTMPRKAWITPKYLGVTAGVFSALVLSLLLGRAFLDRSFAESALVLLTGLALLFPGLYLVRRHGLPWRERQRLETENSHLRQAAEEAELRFQQLFDNAGDAIFFIHPETGAFLDINRRGAQLLGYPGQSITDLPLGELFPGGQRRRYLRLVKKVLRDGYGEVPDLLIRRRDGRLMHGELHARLGDLGKRKVVHCVLRDVSEMHHIEEELRQKNRDLALVNDIAHQAAGSRDAKRMLDGLLGRVLETFAADGGGIFLLRHQGRELHLLVHRGIEEPVLSDMEKMPVGQGLAGRVAASGKPRSSPDLRHDNRVWSESVRQAGWRGYQAVPLVSDQRTVGVLFFFTLEKRIFRREEVRLLLAIGKQLGGAVDSVELYDALQWQHRLTEASNRELEQSRLRLRESLRRMELANRTLEQTERLKSNFITLASHELRTPLTYILSGSELLAGTLRGRLSDEEQNVLRAIHQGGLRLHEIVQDLLDMARIEANACPITRGKVHLPTLLAEVEQEFQTLFRQRNLSFRVTPLPTDEIHGDARQLGKTFHRLVENAVKFTPEGGAIEISGNLLHDRELRLQEAQLRDFSTAFFTRPMLPRFLQLSIRDTGVGIDPAEQVRIFDKFYEIGPPDGHFTSRTSFGGKGVGLGLSLVKGVVEAHGGMTWVESPGTGETLGGSAFHLLLPLDPLPLEGSHEQLTSLSGHSPA; encoded by the coding sequence ATGAAGAACGAACGTTTTCTTGAGGAATCCGAATCGACGATGCCGCGCAAGGCCTGGATCACTCCGAAATACCTGGGTGTCACCGCGGGAGTGTTCAGTGCCCTGGTCCTGAGCCTCCTCTTGGGACGGGCGTTCCTCGACCGGAGTTTCGCCGAAAGCGCGCTGGTGCTCTTGACCGGTCTGGCGTTGCTCTTTCCCGGCCTCTACCTGGTTCGCCGCCACGGCCTTCCCTGGCGCGAGCGGCAACGACTCGAAACGGAAAACTCCCACCTGCGCCAAGCCGCCGAAGAGGCCGAACTGCGCTTTCAGCAGCTTTTCGACAATGCCGGTGACGCCATCTTCTTCATTCATCCCGAAACTGGCGCCTTTCTCGACATCAACCGTCGGGGGGCACAACTCCTCGGCTACCCCGGCCAATCCATCACCGATCTCCCCCTTGGAGAACTCTTTCCCGGCGGGCAGCGCCGCCGCTATCTGCGTCTGGTCAAAAAGGTCCTGCGCGACGGCTACGGCGAGGTGCCCGATCTGCTCATCCGGCGCCGGGACGGACGACTCATGCATGGCGAACTCCATGCCCGGCTCGGCGATCTCGGCAAACGCAAGGTGGTCCACTGCGTGCTGCGGGATGTGAGCGAGATGCACCACATCGAGGAAGAACTGCGCCAAAAAAACCGCGATTTGGCCCTGGTCAACGACATCGCCCACCAAGCCGCCGGCAGCCGGGATGCCAAGCGCATGCTCGACGGCCTCCTCGGACGGGTACTGGAGACCTTCGCCGCCGACGGCGGCGGTATTTTCCTGCTGCGCCACCAGGGGCGCGAACTGCACCTGCTGGTGCATCGCGGGATCGAGGAGCCGGTCCTCTCCGATATGGAAAAAATGCCGGTGGGACAGGGCCTGGCGGGGCGGGTAGCGGCCAGCGGCAAACCCCGCTCTTCCCCGGATCTGCGCCACGACAACCGGGTCTGGTCCGAGTCGGTGCGCCAGGCCGGCTGGCGCGGCTATCAGGCGGTTCCCTTGGTTTCCGACCAGCGCACTGTCGGCGTCCTTTTTTTCTTCACCCTTGAAAAGCGCATCTTCCGCCGGGAAGAGGTCAGATTACTGCTCGCCATCGGCAAACAACTGGGGGGAGCGGTGGACAGCGTCGAGCTTTACGACGCCTTGCAGTGGCAGCACCGGCTGACCGAAGCGAGCAACCGCGAGCTGGAGCAGTCTCGCCTGCGCCTGCGGGAGAGCCTGCGCCGGATGGAGCTGGCCAACCGGACCCTGGAGCAGACCGAACGTCTGAAGAGCAATTTCATCACCCTCGCCTCCCACGAACTGCGCACCCCTTTGACCTACATCCTTTCCGGCTCCGAGCTTCTCGCCGGCACCCTGAGAGGCCGTCTCAGTGACGAAGAACAGAACGTGCTGCGGGCCATCCACCAGGGCGGACTAAGGCTTCATGAAATCGTCCAGGATCTCCTCGACATGGCCCGGATCGAAGCCAACGCCTGCCCGATCACCCGGGGCAAGGTCCACCTGCCGACCCTGTTGGCGGAAGTCGAACAGGAATTCCAGACCCTTTTCCGGCAACGGAACCTCAGCTTTCGTGTCACTCCCCTGCCGACCGACGAGATTCACGGCGATGCCCGGCAACTGGGCAAAACCTTCCACCGGCTGGTGGAAAACGCCGTCAAGTTCACCCCCGAGGGGGGAGCGATCGAAATCAGCGGCAACCTCCTGCACGATCGGGAGCTTCGCCTTCAGGAGGCGCAACTGCGGGACTTCTCCACCGCCTTCTTCACCCGGCCCATGCTTCCCCGCTTCTTGCAGCTCAGCATCCGCGACACCGGCGTCGGCATCGATCCAGCGGAACAGGTGCGGATTTTCGATAAGTTCTACGAAATCGGCCCTCCCGACGGCCATTTCACCTCCCGCACCTCCTTCGGCGGCAAGGGGGTCGGACTCGGGCTTTCCCTGGTCAAGGGGGTGGTCGAGGCCCACGGCGGCATGACCTGGGTCGAGAGTCCCGGCACCGGTGAAACCCTGGGCGGAAGCGCCTTCCATCTGCTCCTGCCCCTTGACCCCTTGCCGCTGGAGGGTTCCCATGAGCAACTTACGAGCCTTTCTGGCCATTCCCCTGCCTGA
- the thpR gene encoding RNA 2',3'-cyclic phosphodiesterase, which produces MSNLRAFLAIPLPEDLRHRARRLQQELSPRLPDVRWVRPESLHLTLRFLPDLPEETVEKIGQIMLSVGTLIPPFHIDVTTLGTFPGPTRARVLWLGIDGGAALGELFHALNERLATTGLPRETRPFTPHLTLGRWRQPGAIPQDLWQRRAALTLGDFQADRMILFESRLAASSAIHLPLRVAPLGLLRRRLADNL; this is translated from the coding sequence ATGAGCAACTTACGAGCCTTTCTGGCCATTCCCCTGCCTGAGGATTTGCGTCACCGGGCACGGCGGCTACAGCAAGAGCTCTCCCCCCGCCTCCCCGATGTCCGTTGGGTCCGGCCCGAAAGCCTGCATCTCACCCTCCGCTTCCTCCCCGATCTGCCGGAAGAAACAGTTGAAAAAATAGGGCAAATCATGCTATCGGTAGGAACCTTGATCCCCCCTTTCCACATCGACGTCACCACTCTGGGAACCTTTCCCGGCCCGACCCGGGCCCGGGTTCTGTGGCTCGGTATCGACGGGGGAGCGGCCCTGGGGGAACTCTTTCACGCCCTGAATGAACGCCTTGCGACCACCGGCCTTCCTCGCGAAACTCGGCCCTTCACCCCGCACCTGACTCTGGGCCGCTGGCGCCAACCGGGGGCCATCCCCCAGGACCTCTGGCAACGCCGGGCAGCATTGACCCTCGGCGACTTCCAGGCCGACCGGATGATTCTTTTCGAAAGCCGCCTGGCGGCGAGCAGCGCCATCCATCTCCCCCTGCGCGTCGCGCCCCTGGGCCTACTCCGGCGGCGGCTTGCTGACAACCTGTAA